In the genome of Achromobacter sp. MFA1 R4, the window TTGGGCGGGAACGCCACGTACAAAGGCATCGGGTCCATCCGCCAGTCCTCGAAGACCGGGACCAGCTCGCCCCGCGCAAGGTGGGGTTCGGACATGTAGTCCGGCAGCCACAGCACGCCCATCCCCGCCAGGCCGGCGGCCAGGTAGGCGTTGCCGTCGTCCACCGCCAGCACGTAACGGCCCTGCACGTTGATGATGTCGTTGGCGCGCCGCATCGCATAGGGCAGGGCGCGGCCCGTGCGCGCCCACAGAAATCCGACGATCCGGTGGTGCGAATCTTCCAGCTCGCGCGGGTGGGCGGGCTTGCCCGCCTGCTTCAGGTACGAGGGCGCGGCATAGACGCCCAACCGCAGGTCGCCGACGCGGCGCGCCATCAGCGACTGATCGGTCAGCTCGCCGCCCCGCACGACGCAATCGACGTTCTCGCCGATCAGGTCGACGATGCGGTCGCTGACGCCCATGTCGAGCTGGATGTCGGGGTAGCGGGCGTGAAAGGCCGGCAGGGCGGGCACCAGCACCATGCGCGCAAGGGGGCTGGGCACGTCCACGCGCAGCCGGCCGCGCGGCGCTTCCGATGCGCTGGACAGGCTGGTCTCGGCGTCGTCCATGTCCGCCAGGAGCTTGATCACGCGCTCGTAGTACGCGGCGCCGTCCGCGGTGACGTTGACCTTGCGCGTGGTGCGGTTCAGCAGCCGCACGCGCAGCCGCGCCTCCAACTGCTGGACGAGCTGCGTCACGCTGGTCTTGCTCATGTGCAGGGTTTCGGCCGCCTTGGTGAAGCTGCCGGTCTCCACCACGCGCGCAAAGGCGTTCATTGCGTCAAAACGGTCCATGGCGGCTCCAGGGGGTTGGGGAATTAAGGGGAATTGGGGGATTGTTTGGATTCTACAAATAGTGTGGGAGGGGCTCGCCCGTTTATCCGCAAGTCGCGCGCCGGTAGAGTTTCTCCAGGTTCTTCCCATTCACGACGGGCCGCTTCGGCCCACCTCTGGAGCACGCTCATGAATACCCGCGACGTCGTCTTTCCTCCTCATCGCCATGCGTTGTATGAACGTAACCGTTATTCGCCGGCGGTTCGTTCCAACGGTTTTCTCTTCGTGTCGGGCCAGGTCGGCAGCCGGGACGATGGCTCGCCCGAGCCCGATCTGCGTCAGCAGGTGCGCCTGGCCTTTCAGAACCTGAACGCCATCCTGGAGGCGGCGGGCGGCTCGTTCGACGACGTGGTCGACGTGACCGTGTTCATGGTCGATCCGCAATCGCAGTTCGAGGCCATGTGGGAGGTGGTGCCCGAGTTCTGGGGCGACGCGCCGTACCCCACGATTACAGCGGTGGGCGTCACCTGGCTTTATGGATTCCAGTTCGAAATCAAGGTCATCGCCAGACTGCCGGATGTCGCCGCAGTATGACCGCAAACCGTCCGGCGCGGCCGGCATCGGCACTGTACCCCGGCCAGAACCGCCCGTAATATCCCTGCATCGACGATTGCCGCCCGCCGTTCATCGCGCCGGGCGGCGCTTCATGCAAAGGAGCGGGTCATGGGCATGCCATTCAAGCAAGTGGACGTATTCACCAGCGAACCCTACCGCGGTAACCCCGTGGCCGTGGTGCTGGACGCGCAAGGCCTGTCGGATGAGCAGATGCGGCGCATCGCCAACTGGACGAACCTGTCGGAGACCACATTCGTGCTGCCGGCGACGCAGCCCGGCGCCGATTACCGGGTCCGCATTTTCACGCCGCAGGCCGAACTGCCGTTCGCGGGGCATCCCACGCTGGGCACCGCGCACGCGCTGGTTGAAGCCGGCATCGTCTCGCCGCGGCAGGGCAGGCTCGTGCAGGAGTGCGAGGCCGGACCGATCGAACTGACCGTCACGGACATCCCGGGCAGCAGTCCGCTCATCGCGTTCACGCTGCCGGAGCCCGCGTTCACCACGCTGGATGCCGCAGAGATCGACGAAATGGAGTCGATATTGGGGTCGGCGGTGGTGCACGATCCCGCGCCCAAGCGCGTCGGCGTGGGGCCGGTGTGGACGATTGCGCAATTGCCCAGCGCCCAGGCAGTGCTGACGCTGAGGCCGGATTTTGCGCGCATGGCCGACTTCGACCGCGGCAACGGGGCCGCGGGCATCGTGGTGTACGGCGCGTACGGCGAGGGCGCGGAAGCGGCCGTCGAGGTGCGGGCGTTCGCGCCCAGCTTGGGCGCAAACGAAGACCCCGTGTGCGGCAGCGGC includes:
- a CDS encoding LysR family transcriptional regulator; amino-acid sequence: MDRFDAMNAFARVVETGSFTKAAETLHMSKTSVTQLVQQLEARLRVRLLNRTTRKVNVTADGAAYYERVIKLLADMDDAETSLSSASEAPRGRLRVDVPSPLARMVLVPALPAFHARYPDIQLDMGVSDRIVDLIGENVDCVVRGGELTDQSLMARRVGDLRLGVYAAPSYLKQAGKPAHPRELEDSHHRIVGFLWARTGRALPYAMRRANDIINVQGRYVLAVDDGNAYLAAGLAGMGVLWLPDYMSEPHLARGELVPVFEDWRMDPMPLYVAFPPNRHVSAKLRAFIDWIVELMGAYAPAAGR
- a CDS encoding RidA family protein, with translation MNTRDVVFPPHRHALYERNRYSPAVRSNGFLFVSGQVGSRDDGSPEPDLRQQVRLAFQNLNAILEAAGGSFDDVVDVTVFMVDPQSQFEAMWEVVPEFWGDAPYPTITAVGVTWLYGFQFEIKVIARLPDVAAV
- a CDS encoding PhzF family phenazine biosynthesis protein produces the protein MPFKQVDVFTSEPYRGNPVAVVLDAQGLSDEQMRRIANWTNLSETTFVLPATQPGADYRVRIFTPQAELPFAGHPTLGTAHALVEAGIVSPRQGRLVQECEAGPIELTVTDIPGSSPLIAFTLPEPAFTTLDAAEIDEMESILGSAVVHDPAPKRVGVGPVWTIAQLPSAQAVLTLRPDFARMADFDRGNGAAGIVVYGAYGEGAEAAVEVRAFAPSLGANEDPVCGSGNGAVAAFIRDAGQVPQFGTEYLSSQGAAVGRSGRLSIAFDADGAIRVGGQSVTCIDGRIAA